The following proteins come from a genomic window of Nostoc sp. TCL26-01:
- a CDS encoding Tic20 family protein, whose product MTWRGSTTISDRIFACLPYLLPIIEVFVFGEFLFRQFPALQLIFFPLIPLLRIYYGVRYAGLIIFFALWLLVVRNEKISHFIRFNTMQAILLDIIIFLFGILTDVVGLIPAGGFAIQTLYTTIFLGIMAGVIYSIAQSLLGRYAEIPAISDAVYMQVR is encoded by the coding sequence ATGACATGGCGTGGTTCTACAACAATTTCCGATAGAATTTTTGCTTGTTTACCTTATCTACTTCCTATAATTGAGGTTTTTGTGTTTGGGGAATTTTTGTTTAGGCAGTTTCCCGCCTTGCAACTGATATTTTTCCCCCTAATTCCCTTGTTGAGAATCTACTACGGCGTTCGTTATGCAGGCTTAATTATTTTCTTTGCTTTATGGTTGTTAGTGGTCAGAAACGAGAAAATCAGTCATTTTATTCGTTTCAATACCATGCAAGCCATACTTTTAGACATTATCATCTTTTTATTCGGTATTCTTACAGATGTTGTTGGTCTCATTCCCGCCGGCGGGTTTGCGATCCAAACTTTATACACAACTATTTTTCTCGGCATTATGGCAGGAGTTATTTACTCCATCGCTCAGTCTCTGCTAGGACGTTACGCGGAAATTCCTGCTATCTCAGATGCAGTTTATATGCAAGTGCGATAA
- a CDS encoding fumarylacetoacetate hydrolase family protein — MAQRYVRVQNREGKIYYGLLQLSFNVQVLDAPPWLHGQPTDLVLEPDNYLILAPCAPSKIVAVGKNYADHAAEMGTLVPSEPLIFLKPPTSIIASETEIKYPPQSQRVDYEGELALVIGERACNCTPEVAQTKIWGYTIANDVTARDLQKKDGQWTRAKGFDTFCPLGPWIVRDLSPGARLQTFLNDDAHPIQSAGIDQMVFAPDFLVSYISQVMTLLPGDVVLTGTPEGVGAMQPGDRVRVEIEGIGRLENTVAQ, encoded by the coding sequence ATGGCGCAGCGCTATGTGCGAGTTCAAAATCGTGAAGGCAAGATTTACTACGGGTTGCTACAACTATCTTTCAATGTGCAGGTGTTAGATGCTCCACCTTGGTTGCATGGACAACCCACAGACTTAGTTTTAGAACCAGACAATTACCTGATTCTAGCGCCCTGCGCCCCCTCTAAAATTGTTGCAGTTGGGAAGAACTACGCGGATCATGCAGCCGAGATGGGAACATTAGTTCCCAGCGAACCGTTAATTTTTCTGAAACCGCCAACATCAATTATTGCTTCGGAAACTGAGATTAAATATCCACCCCAGTCGCAACGAGTTGATTATGAAGGTGAATTAGCATTGGTGATTGGCGAGCGCGCTTGCAATTGCACACCAGAAGTAGCCCAAACTAAAATTTGGGGTTACACCATTGCCAATGATGTCACAGCCAGAGATTTACAAAAAAAAGATGGTCAATGGACTAGAGCTAAAGGGTTTGATACATTTTGTCCACTTGGCCCTTGGATAGTCCGAGATTTGAGTCCAGGAGCAAGATTACAGACTTTTTTGAATGATGATGCTCATCCCATTCAGTCGGCCGGGATTGATCAGATGGTGTTTGCCCCTGATTTTTTAGTATCGTACATCAGTCAAGTCATGACTTTGCTACCTGGTGATGTGGTGCTAACAGGTACACCAGAGGGTGTCGGCGCAATGCAGCCAGGCGATCGCGTCCGTGTGGAAATAGAAGGGATTGGTCGTTTGGAAAACACTGTGGCTCAGTAA
- the rpsF gene encoding 30S ribosomal protein S6, with translation MSTVYETIYILRPDLTDEQVELAIAKYQNILQEQGATDLEVQNRGKRRLAYEIKKHRDGVYVQFNYNGPGTAIAILERAMRLSEEVIRYLTIKQEVVTETADKVAVTA, from the coding sequence ATGTCCACAGTTTACGAAACAATATACATCCTACGTCCTGACTTGACAGATGAACAGGTAGAGCTAGCGATCGCTAAATACCAAAACATCCTCCAAGAACAAGGTGCTACTGACTTAGAAGTGCAAAATCGTGGTAAACGCCGTCTTGCTTATGAAATCAAAAAGCATCGTGATGGTGTGTACGTTCAATTTAACTACAATGGCCCTGGCACAGCGATCGCCATTTTAGAACGCGCTATGCGGTTAAGCGAAGAAGTCATTCGTTATCTAACAATTAAGCAAGAAGTAGTGACAGAAACAGCAGACAAAGTTGCTGTGACCGCTTAA
- a CDS encoding Npun_F5560 family protein, translating into MSQTDTSNIQALSTEMSQLRQELQIRDQLVQQLSQELFRLVKGNNNFMPQRSELEQDFTQLQALREQLQAVEQQVTFYQEQIASRDTEIYQLRQSVQELTDRSRMLEQVVQELPQIYRRKFEERMAPVREKVAILQRENRQLQAELQSVSYRLALKTRTSSHSGIDLPNFPRPASPQDGMPSVQNA; encoded by the coding sequence GTGAGCCAAACAGATACATCCAACATCCAAGCTCTATCTACGGAAATGTCGCAGCTGCGTCAAGAATTGCAGATCCGCGATCAATTAGTGCAACAGCTATCTCAAGAACTCTTCCGGCTAGTCAAGGGCAATAATAATTTTATGCCCCAACGGTCTGAGCTTGAACAAGATTTCACTCAGTTACAGGCACTAAGAGAACAATTGCAAGCTGTTGAGCAGCAAGTGACATTCTATCAGGAGCAGATTGCCTCTCGTGACACCGAAATCTACCAACTGCGTCAATCAGTACAAGAACTGACAGATCGTAGTCGGATGTTGGAGCAAGTAGTCCAAGAATTACCACAAATTTACCGCCGTAAGTTTGAAGAACGTATGGCTCCAGTCAGAGAAAAAGTAGCCATCCTCCAGCGAGAAAACCGGCAACTGCAAGCTGAACTACAAAGCGTGAGCTATCGTTTAGCACTCAAAACCCGCACTTCTAGCCATAGTGGCATCGATTTACCTAATTTCCCTCGTCCAGCATCGCCACAAGACGGTATGCCTAGCGTGCAAAATGCCTGA
- a CDS encoding STAS domain-containing protein, which translates to MTLTQERQVVVFKPQGSMDLQGGLALSEQMTQAVSQPHQIWVIDLAEVDFMDSSGLVSLVKGLTSARQVGCRLVLCNVQTPVRLILELTQLDSVFEIFDTYEDTLTLANDSNFALVG; encoded by the coding sequence ATGACTCTTACACAGGAACGGCAAGTAGTTGTGTTCAAACCACAGGGAAGTATGGATTTACAAGGTGGTTTGGCTTTAAGTGAGCAAATGACTCAAGCAGTCTCTCAACCGCATCAAATTTGGGTAATTGATTTGGCAGAGGTAGATTTTATGGATAGCTCTGGGTTAGTTTCCCTGGTTAAAGGGCTGACATCTGCTCGTCAAGTTGGCTGTCGCTTGGTTCTTTGCAACGTACAAACTCCAGTAAGACTAATTTTAGAACTGACTCAACTAGACTCTGTATTTGAAATTTTCGACACCTACGAAGATACTCTAACTCTGGCTAATGATAGTAATTTTGCTTTAGTTGGCTAG
- a CDS encoding HD domain-containing protein — MSLIHEAIPDSEICQRATQLVTEISPTFLCHHCIRSFLFGNLLGQRDGLKYDRELLYLSAVMHDLGLTERFDGEQRFEVDGADAARAFVLEHGLPESKAEVVWDAIALHTSIGIASRKQPETALVHLGAGADVLGMRIFDIPPETVEQVIEAYPRLDFNRAMTELLASQVKRKPQAAALTWLAEVGHSCVHGFISPNWNEMLARNTFTE, encoded by the coding sequence ATGTCCTTAATTCACGAGGCAATTCCAGATAGCGAAATTTGCCAGAGAGCAACGCAATTGGTTACAGAAATTTCACCCACCTTTTTGTGCCATCACTGCATTCGGAGCTTTTTGTTTGGTAATTTACTGGGTCAACGGGATGGACTCAAATATGATCGCGAACTTCTGTATCTTAGTGCCGTGATGCACGACTTAGGATTAACGGAACGATTTGATGGGGAACAACGATTTGAAGTCGATGGTGCAGATGCAGCACGAGCTTTTGTTTTGGAACACGGATTGCCAGAGTCAAAAGCAGAAGTGGTTTGGGATGCGATCGCCCTTCATACCTCTATTGGCATTGCCTCCCGCAAACAGCCGGAAACTGCGTTAGTGCATTTAGGAGCAGGTGCCGATGTGTTGGGAATGCGGATTTTTGACATTCCTCCAGAAACCGTTGAGCAAGTGATTGAAGCGTATCCTCGACTCGACTTCAATAGAGCGATGACCGAATTATTAGCCTCTCAAGTCAAGCGAAAACCTCAAGCTGCTGCACTCACCTGGCTAGCGGAAGTGGGGCACAGTTGCGTGCATGGATTTATCTCACCTAATTGGAACGAGATGCTGGCTCGCAATACATTTACTGAGTAA
- a CDS encoding DJ-1/PfpI family protein has product MTDSQKHIVGLVFYPGMTALDIVGPQTVFSSLPGVEIHRIWKTLDPIKTDDGMIIVPDTTFENCPPLDVICVGGGFGQMAVVDDKEVLEFFHKQGSNAKFVTSVCGGSEFLAKAGLLQGYRAATHWAAREQLAKLGVEVGTERVVIDRNRMTGGGVTAGIDFGLTIAEVLCGQESAKIAQLLMEYDPAPPFDVGSPEKAGPDLVKKALLYATGTLGLT; this is encoded by the coding sequence ATGACTGACTCACAAAAGCACATTGTTGGTTTAGTATTTTATCCTGGCATGACAGCACTAGATATTGTGGGGCCCCAAACCGTATTTAGTTCGCTTCCCGGTGTCGAGATCCACCGCATCTGGAAAACGCTAGACCCGATCAAAACCGATGATGGCATGATAATTGTGCCGGATACAACTTTTGAAAATTGCCCGCCCTTGGACGTGATTTGTGTCGGTGGCGGCTTTGGACAGATGGCAGTTGTAGACGACAAAGAAGTGCTGGAATTTTTTCATAAACAGGGAAGTAACGCAAAATTTGTCACCTCTGTGTGCGGGGGGTCTGAGTTTCTGGCAAAGGCAGGACTACTCCAAGGCTATCGAGCCGCGACTCACTGGGCAGCACGGGAACAACTCGCAAAGTTGGGCGTTGAGGTTGGAACGGAGCGAGTTGTGATTGACCGCAACCGCATGACGGGTGGAGGTGTGACAGCAGGGATTGATTTTGGTTTAACGATTGCTGAAGTGCTGTGTGGTCAAGAAAGCGCTAAGATCGCTCAACTGTTAATGGAGTACGATCCAGCCCCGCCATTTGATGTCGGTTCACCCGAAAAAGCGGGGCCTGATTTAGTCAAGAAGGCGCTGTTGTACGCGACGGGAACATTGGGTTTAACGTGA
- a CDS encoding LuxR C-terminal-related transcriptional regulator has translation MTNSLQLLFEAINQVKDEHELRTHLVPKIREHFNTKRSGIFFFDQLVSDRRFQKVLNIALSTEHNPVVRYITERHTPVHEGLVTSPKAWAIICPRPDHWHVMAGPILDRGQLVGTVGCTRDKLMPAFDSQNIADLSAVCLHLSVWTTTVRLRHATPIQQQHQPFSSNRLTPRELQIANLVALGRTNAKIGTELWITENSVKQALKRMFRKLEVSSRAEMVALLSTTQHDLASVKLSSLD, from the coding sequence ATGACAAATTCTTTACAGCTTTTATTTGAAGCAATCAATCAGGTGAAAGATGAACATGAGTTGCGAACGCACCTCGTACCAAAAATTCGTGAGCATTTTAATACCAAGCGTTCGGGAATCTTCTTCTTCGACCAGCTTGTAAGCGATCGCCGGTTTCAAAAAGTTCTGAACATTGCACTCTCGACCGAACATAATCCTGTAGTGCGTTATATCACGGAGCGTCATACTCCGGTTCACGAAGGATTGGTCACATCCCCGAAAGCTTGGGCAATCATTTGTCCCCGTCCCGATCATTGGCATGTGATGGCAGGCCCGATCCTTGATCGCGGTCAATTAGTCGGTACAGTGGGCTGCACGCGTGACAAGTTAATGCCTGCCTTTGACAGCCAAAATATAGCGGATTTGAGTGCCGTCTGTTTACACTTATCGGTTTGGACAACAACAGTTAGATTAAGGCACGCAACTCCAATACAACAGCAGCACCAACCGTTTAGCAGCAATCGCTTAACGCCTCGTGAGTTGCAGATTGCCAACTTGGTTGCCTTGGGACGAACTAACGCAAAAATAGGAACAGAACTTTGGATTACTGAAAATTCTGTTAAGCAAGCTTTGAAACGAATGTTCCGTAAGCTTGAGGTGTCGTCTCGTGCAGAGATGGTGGCACTGCTTTCTACAACACAACACGATTTAGCAAGTGTAAAACTATCTTCCTTGGACTAA
- a CDS encoding DedA family protein produces MSLELISLENIQEFAHQYGYWAIFVGILLENLGLPIPGETVTLVGGFLAGSDELSYWIVLGVAVTGAVIGATCGYWIGKLGGWPLLLKTGKILRISEERLLSIKEQFSQNAAKAVFFGRFFALLRIFSAPLAGIAGMPFSRFFAYNLAGATVWASLMVTLAFFAGKVISLEQLVAWVGQFAIVALLIVAAVIFVPLWWESRQVKRAAEE; encoded by the coding sequence ATGTCTCTTGAACTGATTTCACTAGAAAACATCCAAGAGTTTGCCCATCAGTACGGTTACTGGGCTATTTTTGTCGGGATTTTACTAGAAAATTTGGGTCTTCCCATTCCTGGTGAAACTGTAACTCTGGTGGGTGGATTTTTAGCTGGCAGTGATGAACTGAGTTACTGGATAGTTCTTGGTGTCGCCGTGACTGGAGCCGTAATTGGTGCTACCTGCGGCTACTGGATTGGTAAATTAGGCGGCTGGCCTCTCCTACTAAAAACAGGTAAGATTTTACGAATTTCCGAGGAAAGACTGTTAAGTATCAAAGAACAATTTAGTCAAAATGCTGCCAAAGCAGTATTTTTTGGGAGATTTTTTGCACTATTGCGAATTTTTTCCGCACCCCTAGCTGGTATAGCCGGGATGCCTTTTAGCAGATTCTTTGCTTATAACTTAGCAGGGGCAACTGTCTGGGCTAGCTTGATGGTGACATTAGCCTTTTTCGCAGGTAAGGTCATCTCCCTCGAACAATTAGTGGCTTGGGTAGGACAGTTTGCGATTGTAGCTTTATTAATAGTTGCCGCCGTGATTTTTGTCCCCCTATGGTGGGAGTCTCGTCAAGTGAAACGTGCAGCAGAGGAGTAG
- a CDS encoding argininosuccinate synthase, with protein MGRAKKVVLAYSGGVDTSVCIPYLKQEWGVEEVITLAADLGQGDELEPVREKALKSGASESLVADVKDSFIRDYAFPAIQANALYENRYPLGTALARPLIAKILVEAAQKYGADAIAHGCTGKGNDQVRFDVSCAALNPHLKILAPAREWGMSREATIAYGEQFGIPAPVKKSSPYSIDKNLLGRSIEAGVLEDPQFEPPEEIYEMTKAIADTPNEPEYIEIGFTQGIPTTLNGTSPEPVELIQQLNHLVGSHGVGRIDMIENRLVGIKSREIYESPAMLVLIQAHRDLESLTLTADVSHYKRGIEETYSQIVYNGLWYSPLKAALDAFIQKTQERVSGTVRIKLFKGNATIVGRWSDNTLYTPDLATYGAEDQFDHKAAEGFIYVWGLPTRIWAQQNRG; from the coding sequence ATGGGTCGCGCCAAAAAAGTTGTTTTAGCATATTCTGGTGGGGTAGATACCTCTGTTTGCATTCCCTATCTAAAACAGGAGTGGGGTGTAGAAGAAGTCATCACACTAGCCGCAGATTTAGGTCAAGGAGATGAATTAGAACCAGTTCGAGAAAAAGCACTAAAATCAGGTGCAAGTGAGTCCTTAGTAGCGGATGTCAAAGACAGCTTTATCAGAGATTATGCTTTTCCGGCGATTCAGGCAAATGCCCTGTATGAAAATCGCTATCCTCTGGGAACAGCCTTAGCTCGTCCCTTAATTGCTAAGATATTAGTGGAAGCTGCACAGAAGTATGGTGCAGATGCGATCGCTCATGGTTGCACAGGTAAAGGGAATGATCAAGTCCGCTTTGATGTCTCTTGTGCGGCGCTGAATCCTCATTTAAAAATCCTTGCACCAGCACGGGAATGGGGAATGAGTCGGGAAGCAACCATCGCTTATGGTGAACAGTTTGGCATCCCCGCACCAGTGAAGAAGTCTTCTCCCTACAGTATTGATAAGAATTTGCTGGGACGGAGTATTGAAGCTGGTGTGTTAGAAGATCCCCAATTTGAGCCACCAGAAGAAATTTATGAAATGACCAAAGCGATCGCTGACACTCCCAATGAACCAGAATACATTGAAATTGGTTTTACTCAAGGCATTCCCACCACTCTCAATGGTACATCTCCAGAACCTGTTGAATTAATTCAACAACTCAATCACCTTGTAGGAAGTCATGGTGTTGGACGTATCGACATGATTGAGAACCGTTTAGTAGGCATCAAATCACGAGAAATCTACGAATCTCCGGCGATGTTAGTGTTAATTCAAGCCCACCGCGACTTAGAAAGCCTCACCTTAACTGCAGACGTAAGCCATTACAAACGAGGCATTGAAGAAACCTATAGCCAAATAGTTTACAACGGTTTGTGGTACAGTCCCCTGAAAGCTGCTTTAGATGCCTTTATTCAAAAGACACAAGAACGAGTATCAGGAACTGTCAGAATCAAACTATTTAAAGGTAATGCCACCATCGTTGGACGTTGGAGCGATAATACACTCTACACTCCCGATTTAGCAACCTACGGCGCTGAAGACCAATTTGATCACAAAGCAGCTGAAGGTTTTATCTACGTCTGGGGATTACCAACCCGTATCTGGGCGCAGCAGAATAGGGGATAG
- a CDS encoding PEP-CTERM sorting domain-containing protein: protein MKLTQNFGIATFAIAISLATVEVKPTQAAVIDYKFTVNATSGSQYFGSLRYDDTNLNGIGAENLDVSNGLLSVVFDYLGTQYTEVDDFDYISGVAPFISFQDGKLLGLSYLVEDQFFIGGDLNTPSTGGDKFYTILSADLLSANEAGTVSYSKVPEPLALFGTAIATVTGLLVNRQKKASASN, encoded by the coding sequence ATGAAATTAACGCAAAATTTTGGCATTGCTACTTTTGCTATTGCCATTTCTTTAGCTACTGTGGAAGTTAAACCAACCCAGGCGGCTGTAATTGATTATAAATTCACTGTCAATGCTACATCTGGTAGCCAGTACTTTGGTTCTTTACGCTATGATGACACCAATTTAAATGGCATAGGTGCAGAGAACCTAGATGTTAGCAACGGACTATTATCCGTTGTGTTTGATTATTTGGGTACTCAATATACAGAAGTAGATGATTTTGATTACATCTCAGGAGTTGCCCCTTTCATCAGTTTTCAAGATGGCAAACTTTTAGGACTTAGCTATTTAGTTGAAGATCAGTTTTTCATTGGTGGTGATTTAAATACCCCATCTACAGGAGGAGACAAGTTTTATACTATTTTGAGTGCTGACTTACTATCTGCTAACGAAGCGGGTACAGTCAGTTATTCTAAAGTACCAGAACCTTTAGCTCTTTTTGGTACAGCGATCGCTACTGTGACTGGATTGTTGGTAAATCGCCAAAAAAAAGCATCGGCAAGTAACTAA
- a CDS encoding PhoX family phosphatase → MSTLSRRQLLVFFAGSAGAAVLGDKLLDGVFSVAEASTTPLSFTPVRLPHPLPIYQHQQSFLPTGIGQGQVLNASANPSLSTYNVVDDVVVPPEYDRYVIISWGDRVFPNRDDYFGFNCDYTGFIPLGRTNDAGYLWVNHEYVSFPFASAVLSSTSDLRAFPDAFESVIGWALPANRNLEVDGEFLYNQGGSIVRVDRRNSQKRFTVISGDSRNRRLHGLSGLAINGQRTDGYGSVTAWGSRSHQQGDNNYFVSTGLAATQVFSLSSDGLGNKIIGTAFNCSGGTTPWGTILTAEENFQGTVQEAVKPDGTQTGYVSGSIGERFGLVGEKYGWMVEIDPVNSNFRPRKHTWLGRFRHENIAIRAESGKRLVAYLGDDRRGGHTWKFVSTGVVTSPTNKANSSLWENGTLYVARYNPDGTGQWIPLLLNTATNPIAPSLLSSVEFAALGSAQRNGLLPLPRRNGIAGQTSDGGVFSCDRTNEATSLPDYQNKRLSDFYTSQGAVLVDAFLAANLAGATPTARPEDIEVHPRTKEVFIAYTDGAPGSDGYPDSRIFVVAKYSTAPNDTQQSGGLYKIIEDSPDGTGLTFRWQRFAQGGEAGSEDGAGFANVDNLAFDNQANVWGVTDMSTDTHNGFNTGAARNPTTINHSASGNVSNFTGVFGNNWLFYIPTSGADAGKVFPFAYGPVRCEMTGPTFVGDTLIISVQHPGEDCPINDGTILSREIELLNLSGVTFNQTRSVPRGSSWPSNISTADGGKSQATGVPRPTVIGIHRKNSNGRFI, encoded by the coding sequence ATGTCTACATTGAGTCGCAGACAACTTTTAGTATTTTTTGCTGGTAGTGCTGGTGCGGCGGTATTGGGTGACAAACTTCTAGATGGTGTTTTCAGCGTTGCAGAAGCATCAACTACCCCATTGAGCTTTACGCCAGTACGCTTACCTCATCCTTTACCAATTTATCAGCATCAGCAGAGTTTTTTACCCACAGGAATTGGACAGGGGCAAGTACTTAATGCCTCCGCAAATCCCAGCTTAAGTACTTACAACGTGGTTGACGATGTGGTTGTACCACCAGAATACGATCGCTATGTCATTATCAGTTGGGGCGATCGCGTATTTCCCAATCGTGATGACTATTTTGGCTTCAACTGCGATTACACTGGTTTTATTCCTCTCGGTAGAACTAATGATGCGGGCTATTTGTGGGTCAACCATGAGTATGTAAGTTTCCCCTTCGCCAGCGCAGTACTCAGTTCTACAAGTGACCTACGAGCATTCCCTGATGCCTTTGAGTCAGTCATCGGTTGGGCATTACCTGCTAACAGAAATCTAGAAGTTGACGGGGAATTTTTATACAATCAAGGTGGCTCGATTGTCCGAGTTGACCGCCGTAACTCGCAAAAGCGTTTTACTGTTATTAGTGGTGATTCTCGCAACCGTCGTCTTCACGGACTCTCTGGGTTAGCAATCAATGGTCAACGCACTGATGGTTATGGCAGCGTTACTGCTTGGGGAAGTCGCAGCCATCAACAAGGTGATAATAACTATTTTGTTAGTACTGGGCTAGCCGCTACTCAGGTATTTAGCCTCAGTTCTGATGGACTAGGTAACAAAATTATTGGTACTGCTTTCAACTGTTCTGGTGGTACAACTCCTTGGGGAACCATCCTCACAGCTGAAGAAAACTTCCAAGGTACTGTTCAAGAAGCTGTCAAGCCTGATGGTACACAGACAGGTTACGTTTCTGGCAGCATTGGCGAGAGATTTGGCTTGGTTGGGGAAAAATATGGCTGGATGGTAGAAATTGATCCTGTTAATTCCAATTTCCGCCCCCGCAAACACACTTGGTTGGGTCGTTTCCGCCATGAAAACATCGCTATACGTGCTGAATCTGGTAAGAGATTAGTGGCATATTTAGGTGATGACAGACGTGGTGGACACACTTGGAAATTTGTCAGTACAGGTGTAGTTACGTCCCCCACAAATAAAGCCAATAGCAGCTTATGGGAAAATGGGACTCTCTATGTTGCTCGTTACAATCCCGATGGTACTGGTCAATGGATACCTTTACTCTTGAATACTGCCACTAATCCCATCGCACCATCACTACTGTCTTCTGTAGAGTTTGCCGCTTTGGGTTCAGCACAAAGAAATGGACTTTTACCACTACCCAGACGCAATGGGATTGCAGGTCAAACTAGTGATGGTGGTGTATTCAGCTGCGATCGCACCAATGAAGCAACCTCACTACCAGATTATCAGAATAAGCGATTATCTGACTTCTACACCTCCCAAGGTGCAGTACTCGTTGATGCCTTCTTAGCTGCCAACTTAGCAGGCGCTACTCCCACAGCCCGTCCAGAAGATATTGAAGTCCATCCCCGCACCAAAGAAGTATTCATCGCTTACACAGATGGTGCGCCCGGTAGTGATGGTTATCCTGATTCCCGGATTTTCGTAGTTGCTAAATACAGTACTGCCCCTAACGATACCCAACAATCAGGTGGTTTGTACAAAATTATTGAAGATAGCCCTGATGGTACAGGTTTAACCTTCCGTTGGCAGAGATTTGCTCAAGGTGGGGAAGCCGGTTCAGAAGATGGTGCGGGTTTTGCCAATGTAGATAACCTTGCATTTGATAATCAAGCAAATGTTTGGGGTGTGACAGATATGTCAACCGACACCCACAACGGTTTTAATACTGGTGCTGCTCGTAATCCCACTACTATCAATCACTCTGCTAGTGGTAATGTTTCCAACTTCACAGGCGTTTTTGGGAATAACTGGTTATTCTACATCCCGACAAGTGGTGCTGATGCTGGGAAGGTATTCCCCTTTGCCTACGGGCCTGTACGTTGTGAAATGACAGGGCCGACTTTTGTGGGAGATACTCTGATTATTTCTGTACAACATCCTGGTGAAGACTGTCCAATTAACGATGGTACTATCCTCAGTCGGGAGATAGAACTTCTGAATTTGAGTGGTGTCACATTCAATCAGACTCGTTCTGTTCCTCGTGGTAGTAGCTGGCCTAGCAATATCTCAACTGCTGATGGTGGTAAAAGTCAAGCAACGGGCGTTCCCCGTCCTACTGTCATTGGTATCCATCGTAAAAATTCTAATGGCAGATTTATCTAA
- a CDS encoding glycosyltransferase family 2 protein, which yields MSSTVVGETVFISVVIPTYNRQAILEKCLRALEGQKLSATSAINGYEIVLVDDGSTDGTLEWLAAYKEDFPHVKCFEQDHAGPAAARNLGVEQASGDIIIFIDSDLVVLENFLQAHADALVLGKEKLGSDRFFTYGAVINTCNFAHPTAEPYKITDFSAAFFATGNVAIPKHWLEQAGLFDTGFQLYGWEDLELGVRLKNLGLQLIKCPAAVGYHWHPPFNLEQVPSLIEKEIQRGRMGVLFYQKHPTWEVRMMIQMTWLHRLLWGLLSLNGALNEKTMAPLLQWLIKLGKPQLALEIARIFLNWYNVKGVYEAYAQVGRDYSLSK from the coding sequence ATGAGTAGTACTGTTGTGGGTGAGACTGTGTTTATCAGCGTTGTGATACCGACTTATAATCGTCAGGCGATTTTAGAAAAATGTTTACGCGCCTTGGAAGGGCAAAAACTCAGTGCTACAAGTGCAATCAATGGTTATGAAATCGTCTTGGTAGATGATGGTTCTACTGATGGGACATTAGAATGGTTGGCAGCATACAAAGAAGACTTTCCCCATGTGAAGTGCTTTGAGCAAGATCATGCAGGGCCTGCGGCAGCAAGGAATTTAGGTGTAGAGCAGGCATCGGGGGATATAATTATTTTCATTGATAGCGATCTAGTAGTTTTAGAAAACTTCTTACAAGCTCATGCGGATGCTTTGGTGTTGGGGAAAGAGAAGTTGGGAAGCGATCGCTTTTTTACTTACGGTGCAGTTATTAATACTTGTAATTTCGCTCACCCCACCGCCGAACCTTATAAAATTACTGACTTTTCCGCAGCGTTCTTTGCTACAGGTAATGTCGCTATTCCTAAACATTGGTTAGAGCAAGCCGGACTCTTTGATACTGGTTTTCAACTCTATGGTTGGGAAGATTTAGAATTAGGTGTCAGACTAAAAAACTTAGGATTACAACTGATTAAATGTCCTGCTGCTGTCGGCTATCATTGGCATCCACCATTTAATTTAGAACAAGTCCCTAGCCTGATAGAAAAAGAAATTCAGCGCGGACGGATGGGAGTTTTATTCTACCAAAAACACCCGACGTGGGAAGTGCGAATGATGATTCAAATGACATGGTTACATCGTCTACTATGGGGACTGCTTTCTCTCAATGGTGCATTGAATGAAAAAACAATGGCTCCTTTACTGCAGTGGTTAATTAAACTGGGTAAACCTCAACTAGCTCTGGAAATTGCCAGAATTTTCCTCAACTGGTACAACGTCAAAGGTGTGTATGAGGCTTATGCTCAAGTGGGTAGAGATTACTCTCTATCTAAGTAA